The following coding sequences are from one Zalophus californianus isolate mZalCal1 chromosome 5, mZalCal1.pri.v2, whole genome shotgun sequence window:
- the TLX3 gene encoding T-cell leukemia homeobox protein 3 gives MEAPASAQTPHPHEPISFGIDQILNSPDQDSAPAPRGPDGASYLGGPPGGRPGATYPSLPASFAGLGAPFEDPGSYSVNLSLAPAGVIRVPAHRPLPGAVPPPLPSALPAMPSVPTVSSLGGLNFPWMESSRRFVKDRFTAAAALTPFTVTRRIGHPYQNRTPPKRKKPRTSFSRVQICELEKRFHRQKYLASAERAALAKSLKMTDAQVKTWFQNRRTKWRRQTAEEREAERQQASRLMLQLQHDAFQKSLNDSIQPDPLCLHNSSLFALQNLQPWEEDSSKVPAVTSLV, from the exons ATGGAGGCGCCCGCCAGCGCGCAGACCCCGCACCCGCACGAGCCCATCAGCTTCGGCATCGACCAGATCCTCAACAGCCCGGACCAGGACAGCGCACCAGCCCCGCGGGGCCCCGACGGCGCCAGCTACCTGGGAGGGCCCCCCGGGGGCCGTCCGGGCGCCACATACCCGTCTCTACCCGCCTCCTTTGCCGGCCTGGGCGCGCCCTTCGAGGACCCGGGATCTTACAGTGTCAACCTGAGCCTGGCGCCCGCCGGCGTGATCCGAGTGCCAGCGCACAGGCCGCTGCCCGGGGCTGTGCCACCGCCTCTGCCTAGCGCGCTGCCCGCCATGCCCTCCGTGCCCACGGTCTCCAGCCTGGGCGGCCTCAATTTCCCCTGGATGGAGAGCAGCCGCCGCTTCGTGAAAGACCGCTTCACAG CGGCGGCGGCCCTCACGCCCTTCACCGTGACCCGGCGCATCGGCCACCCCTACCAGAACAGGACGCCGCCCAAGCGAAAGAAGCCGCGCACGTCCTTTTCTCGGGTGCAGATCTGCGAGCTGGAAAAGCGCTTCCACCGCCAGAAGTACCTGGCCTCGGCCGAGAGGGCGGCGCTCGCAAAGTCCCTCAAAATGACGGACGCGCAGGTCAAGACCTGGTTCCAAAACCGGAGGACCAAGTGGCG GCGGCAGACGGCGGAGGAGCGGGAGGCGGAGCGGCAGCAGGCGAGCCGGCTCATGCTGCAGCTGCAACACGACGCCTTCCAAAAGAGCCTCAACGACTCCATCCAGCCCGACCCTCTCTGTCTGCACAACTCGTCGCTCTTTGCTCTGCAGAATCTGCAGCCCTGGGAGGAGGACAGCTCCAAGGTCCCCGCCGTCACCTCTCTGGTGTGA